One Nicotiana tomentosiformis chromosome 4, ASM39032v3, whole genome shotgun sequence genomic window carries:
- the LOC104100306 gene encoding BTB/POZ domain-containing protein At3g19850-like, translating into MPDLCDLQIHVNGQQTFFLHEKVLSRFCGKLRKIITEEKRRSQIRKSGIEIDDFPGGAEGFELISRFCYNNGSITITVSNVSLLHCCAVSLGMTEKLSSCNLLHQTETFLEGLFYWSWTDILTSLRTCESFFSFADSCGLIQKLMNSLLAKIAQNSDVSVLFASSSSSSSSPDTPNGLFLRTSNKAAWWFEDLTILSPKIIQQFLKTLGAFGSDNNNLVLTRFLLHYLKTATQCKANNNNLISRSEYTGLADTAVHGVVLMGRTAFSCRSLFWVLRIVSGFGLSRECRAGLEKLIGGLLDQATLDDLLICGHNGGAYDVNLVVRLIRLFVDHDKVVCVPRMMNLGRLIDKYLREIAPDQSLKISKFLAIAESLPDYARDSFDGVYRAIDIYLESHPALPLEERSRLCRCLNYDKLSLEACKDLAKNPRIPPRIAVQALASQGSNFVKEKDTKKKTIKNPSSMKNSTQMVLYKKNKSASDHHQISFSPVDAESEHMRLNLQRMQWKVVELEKVCKEMKGQMSRMVKTPSHNRALPRLC; encoded by the exons ATGCCAGACCTATGTGATCTGCAAATCCATGTCAATGGTCAACAAACATTCTTTCTCCACGAG AAAGTACTTTCAAGATTCTGTGGGAAGTTGAGGAAGATAATAACGGAAGAGAAGAGGAGAAGTCAGATAAGGAAATCGGGCATAGAGATTGATGATTTCCCAGGTGGGGCTGAAGGCTTTGAATTGATTTCAAGATTCTGTTACAACAATGGCAGCATCACAATAACTGTCTCAAATGTGTCACTCCTCCATTGCTGTGCTGTCTCTCTTGGGATGACAGAGAAATTGTCTTCTTGCAATCTCTTGCATCAAACTGAGACTTTTCTTGAAGGATTGTTTTACTGGTCATGGACTGATATTCTGACATCTCTCAGGACTTGTGAATCTTTCTTCTCATTTGCAGATTCTTGTGGCCTAATTCAGAAGCTCATGAATTCACTTCTTGCTAAGATTGCTCAAAATTCTGATGTTAGTGTCCTTTTTGCTTCGTCCTCTTCATCTTCCTCTTCTCCAGATACTCCTAATGGCCTCTTCCTCAGAACATCAAACAAAGCTGCTTGGTGGTTTGAGGATTTAACCATTTTATCCCCTAAGATAATACAACAGTTTCTCAAGACTTTAGGGGCTTTTGGGAGTGACAACAACAACTTAGTCCTCACTAGATTTCTGCTTCATTACTTGAAAACAGCAACCCAATGCAAAGCTAATAACAACAATCTGATTTCAAGATCAGAGTACACTGGTCTAGCAGATACAGCAGTTCATGGAGTGGTTTTGATGGGAAGGACAGCATTTTCTTGCAGAAGTCTGTTTTGGGTACTGAGAATTGTTTCTGGATTTGGGCTTAGCAGAGAATGCAGGGCTGGATTGGAGAAATTAATAGGGGGATTGCTTGATCAAGCAACCTTAGATGATTTGCTAATTTGTGGGCATAATGGGGGTGCTTATGATGTTAATCTTGTGGTGAGATTGATTAGATTGTTTGTTGATCATGATAAAGTTGTTTGTGTACCAAGAATGATGAACCTTGGAAGGTTGATAGATAAGTATTTGAGAGAGATAGCACCTGACCAAAGCCTAAAAATCTCAAAGTTCCTCGCTATAGCAGAGAGTTTGCCCGATTATGCAAGGGATAGCTTTGATGGGGTCTACAGAGCCATTGATATCTATCTTGAG TCTCATCCAGCCCTTCCATTAGAGGAAAGATCAAGACTATGCAGATGTCTCAACTATGACAAGCTAAGCCTCGAAGCATGCAAAGACCTTGCAAAAAACCCCAGAATCCCACCAAGAATTGCCGTTCAGGCACTTGCTTCTCAGGGTTCAAATTTTGTGAAGGAAAAAGATACAAAAAAGAAGACGATTAAAAATCCTAGCAGCATGAAAAACAGTACTCAAATGGTTTTGTACAAGAAAAATAAGAGTGCGAGTGATCATCATCAGATCAGCTTCTCCCCTGTAGATGCGGAGAGTGAGCATATGAGACTAAATCTGCAAAGAATGCAATGGAAAGTTGTGGAATTGGAGAAAGTTTGTAAGGAGATGAAAGGCCAAATGTCAAGAATGGTGAAAACCCCTTCACATAATAGAGCTTTACCTAGGCTTTGTTGA